Below is a genomic region from Brassica oleracea var. oleracea cultivar TO1000 chromosome C9, BOL, whole genome shotgun sequence.
GAAGCGCTGTCGTTTTGGATGAATCGAATGTAAACGAGAGCTCTGGGTTTGCCTCCATCAACACATCAAGAACCTCTACAACATTGAATTCGAATTAAATCCACAAATTAACTAAAGTAAAGATTCACATGGAAGTCAACTCACTTAGATTGCCGTTTTTGGCGGCGATGTGGAAGGCGTCGAAGCCGTTTTTGGCTTTGGTTGCGGCTAAGACGGAGTCGGAGTGTTTCATCAGAATCTTGACCATGTCGGTGTGGCCGAACTCGGCCGCAACGTACAGAGCCGTTTCACCTGACTGGTTTTGCTCCGCTAGCAGCTCTTTCAGCTCTGCGCCGTCGTCGTCGTGTTCGCCGATCATCTCTAAGAGAATCTCTGTTTTGCCTTCTCTGACCGCCGTGTGTAGCGGCGTGTCGTCGCGCCTCGCCGTTATCTGCTTCGTCATCGTCTTCTTGTTATCCTCTTTCATGATGAAGATGATTCTTGTTGAATTTTCGGGATTTTGAGATTTGGCCAGACAAATGAAGAACACAGATCGAAGAAGATGGAGATGGAGGAATGAATTCGACAAGGGTCACATGAATTTTGGAGAAGAAACAGAACTTCTCTGCTCGTGGTTTTGGCCTCTTGTGCTGTTTCGTATCATAATTATCTTCTTATTACAATAAACATTATCAGACCTACTTACTGTCGACTCGAAATAGTACATCACTTGCTCGTTATTATTGATTTCCAATTTAATTTTATACTAAACAGTTGTGAACCTTTTTTTTTTTTTTTGAGCAACAACAGTTGTGAACTAAACAGCATATTTGCTTTGGAGATATTGCAAATTGATATAATTATAAAACATGTACTGAACTCGGTTTTATTTGGTTACTAATGATTGTTTTAAAAGCTTATGAAAAACAAAAGGTTAAACGACAGTTTGAATAAATTTGAATGAAAAAAATAATCTGAATTTAACATTTTAATTTTAGCATTTTCATTCTATGACAGTTTTACCAAACATTTGATAAATAAGTCAAAAGCGTATTATCTATTGTATGATGCCTAAAGTGAGGACTACCCTTTTTCAGATATTGGTTGTTAATCAGAGAAAAGTATTATCTTATAGATTTTAATCTTTCATGAATAACAATCAGGAAGATGCCAAAAATTATAATAAAAAGTAAGAATACTTTTCTCCATTTTTAATCTATTACCATTCAAGTTGATAGAACAGACTAGAATTTATTGAATATCATGAAGTGCCGAGAACAAAGCATGTTATCGGCAAACAAATAGTATCAACTTTAAATAAATAAGTGGATAGAAAACAAAGAATTGAACTGAAATGAAGTTGTCCTCTGTGCCACTGAACAATATAGATAAACAAAACTATTGTCACTGGAACATGACATATCAAGATATTTTTATAAATGGAGCCTCCATTATTGGGGGATATTATCTGTGTGAACGTGGGAAAACAACGGACACTGATACAAAACATTACGGCCATTTAGTTACTTAATTCTGGTTGGAATGTTGAAAATACTTAATTATCGTTGAAAGTTGGGTTGAAACTTGAAACTCCTGAATCGTGTTTTTCATGGTTGGGTAACTTGGATTAGTTCCACTACCGGCTCACGCGCTAGCACTTGTGACAAAAGTTGGATAAGGCCGTGAAACATCGCTATTAGCCTGTTTCCATGGACAAGTATCGTGACACGCTCTTCACGCGAGTGACACAATTAGTTGCTATGGGCAAGCATAATATACAAATATCAAAAGGACGTCAGAATGTAAGAGACGACTGTTAACAACCAGACCGCATAGCGCAGTGGATTAGCGCGTTTGACTTCGGATCAAAAGGTCGTGGGTTCGACTCCCACTGTGGTCGTTAATGTTTTTATGTTTTTATTTTTAATCAACCACATTCAGCTGCAATATGTTACATTCATTATCCTAAAGCACTCGAACCATAAAGCTGTTAGCCAAACTGACTTGTTTTAATTTATCCTCTTCAACTATAAGATTACAAAATGAAACCACAAAGCCTTCAATTTCAAGGTCTTTTAAAGATATTCATAACAAAACTTGAGTAAAAATGAAAGGTGGAAAAAAAGGAGAATACATAAGCGAAATAATCAAGACGCAGAATCATTTCTAGTAGCTAAGATGGAGACAAGGAAACTAGATTTTGATAGCATACTTCCTCAGAGGGAAATACATCTCCTTCTTCTTCTCACGCTCTGTCTTCAAAGAAGACTGCAACACAAATAATATACAAATGTCAGATAAGGATAACTTGCAATGATAGATCAATTTTTTATAACAAGAACCAATCAAAAACTGGGTGTTGAAAATGGTAATGAGAGGATAAAGACCTGATGCTTGGTAAGACGTCTGCGGATAGCACGAGTCTTCTTGGGACGAAGATCAAGAGGTAAAAACTTCTTGTTCTTGTATGCTTCTCTTAGTGCTAATTTCTGCTTCTGGGAGATCACTGTCAATACCTGAGCAATTGATTTCCTCACGACCTTGCTGAAAGATCAAAGTAAATATTACAATTAATAGATTTGTCAAGTAAAAAACCCAACAAAACCTAAGAATACAAATAATATAGTTTTGAGATATAAGTTGGTCTGCATATCTACACTACACATTATATATACAAAATGTGATGATATAAATGAAATATTCCTCCAAATGCTACAAAACCAAAACATACGCTAACTTTCTCGATTTAACTAACAATAAAGACAATGCGAATAATGCTTTTGTCATCCTAAAATTGAAATGATAAATTAGACTAATTCGAAACAAATGTATATATATGATCTGTGTTATGAGTAAATGTAGAAGGCAAAGACATACATTTTGGAAAGCTTGTTAGGGGCACCTCCGGTGACTTTAGCGACACGGAGGAGAGCGAGCTCAGCCTTGAACTCCTGAAGCTGGCTCTGAAGATCCGTCTTTGATCTCTCTCTAAGCTCATGAACCTTAATCCTTGCTACACAACAGTGAAACACTAATCAGAACTACGTAATTTAAAAAGCAAGGATATTCAATGGATCTATCTGCTCATCTTCATACCCATCGTGAGCTTGCTGGTGTTGAACTCTGCTTCCTCGTTTCTGGCTCCAACAGTCGCAAAACCCTAATTTTAAGGAACCAGGCAATTTATACGATGCGAGTGAGTTGAAAACCCTTAAAAACTCAAATATAATGGGCCGTAAAAGCCCAATAACCTTATTTTTGAGTCATGGGCGATATTACTACTAAAGAACACACTTCATGGGTTTGTATTTGTAGGCGGAAAAGATGAGAGAAAAGTGGAATAGTGAAAGCAGAGAGGAATCAGTTCGTCAATAAGCCCCCAAAAGCATCAGATTCTCAACTTTCTTTTGGTATATGGTTTTTTTATGAGAATTAGATTCGAAATTATCAGTAAGGCATGGCCATCAGCTCATTCGAATCGCAATAATTCGACACGGTTTCAAAGTCCACCTAACAATCTCAATACATTGGTTTGATAAGAATCCGAATAACAACAATACAACCTTTTTTAAAGTCGATTCTCTCAACGAAAAAAATATCTTTTAACAGAACCAAAAAACATACATTTATTTCATTTATGTCACCATAGAAACCTCTCCCCATTTTTATTTCTATACAACAACTATAGACTGTTTCTTAAAACTATTTGCCATCATAAGCAAAAAAAAAAAGAGGCATTAAAAATGTTATGTGCATCTCAAGCATCAACAAGAAACATTTGCTCAACCATGGACCAACCCTCACAACCTTCTTCTTCTTCGCCCACGGTCCGGCTCGGTGGTCGAGCCATCGACCGTCATAACCCAATCATACGTGACGGCCGGAGGTTCACTCCTCCACCTTCTCCTAACCATAACTCCTCATCTGCTCCTCCTTCTTCGTCTTCTACGTATCATACTCCTCTCAAGACTAGACTTGGTCTAGAGAGCAGCGAGACAACACGTGTTTCGAAGAGGAAGAGCAAGAAAAGTCAATTTGACGCTGGTAAGTCACCCATTAGTTGTTTTACCAGTGACACTCCTCAAGGCTCTTCAAGGTACTTATTGAGCAACCCGGTTTTCTTTGACGGGTTTGTGGATTCTGACCCGATTCCATTACCTATTGAACCGGAGATAACCATGGATGATGAT
It encodes:
- the LOC106315824 gene encoding 60S ribosomal protein L35-4-like; translated protein: MARIKVHELRERSKTDLQSQLQEFKAELALLRVAKVTGGAPNKLSKIKVVRKSIAQVLTVISQKQKLALREAYKNKKFLPLDLRPKKTRAIRRRLTKHQSSLKTEREKKKEMYFPLRKYAIKI